A segment of the Necator americanus strain Aroian chromosome IV, whole genome shotgun sequence genome:
GATCCTACCTCCGTCCTTAGCCTTTGATGAAGAGTTATCCATGCTTTCGAATAAACTCCTCTTATAAGTAGATTCATATGGTCCATACCTCACCTCTGGGTCATAACCATGAAAGTAGTGAGATGTAAGTGCTATAACAATAACTTTATTTAGCTTTTTCTTAAGAAACTatctaaaaaaacaagttgGTTATTCATTTTTAACCTCTATCCTTTCGTTTGAAATGAAttctaacaataaaaattttagttttaagtTAATTTTAGTACAATTACCGAACACAAAACTCTGAGAACTGGAGAAATTCTATCGATAGGGAACAGACTGATCTGAAGCAGCTCTTTGTGCATATAAGCTATTCGTCCGGATgagagaaggaaaaggaaacgaGAGAGACAGAAAACTACACACGACAGGTATTTAAAGGGGTAATAAAACAAACCAGTAGCGAACCTGACGGGAGCGGGGATGAAAGAGAGAATGGGCACATCATTGTGCTAGGATCTGCCACCTTTTTTTGATCATCCGCAATCAATTGCAAGCGATGTGAATAGTTGAAGAGAACGGCGTACTTGCAAGGAGAGTTAGGGTATGGGTTATCCTTCCTCTGCCCCATACCTTATTTAGAAGGTCAGGATCTTACCCAGAGATcaaaatgtatgtatgtattgcTTCTTTCCTaacttaatttattatttatttaataatttcgcTATCTACTCTTTAAAATTACTCCAAATCTCATCCCTGACCTTGACCATCACCGTACTGATATATAAGTACTTATAAGAGtagctttatttatttcttttctcagaaacagtctcaaaaaaaaacaaacaaagcagGTAAATCCTTTATTCCTAAACTCTCTCTTCCCTGAGGTTTGAAATGGatttaaacaataataaataccTATACTTGAATTTTACTACAACTAGGCACAGTAGAACATATCACATCTTCTTTTCGTACTGTAGATGTTTCAATCGTCCATGGAGCTGCTTTTGCTGTTGTACAAAACAGATAAAGTGTTGTCGTAGCCATAATCATAGCAGCTAGACCATAGAAAAGAGTAGCCCACTGAAAAATCTCGATGTCGAGCCGGAATTTGTCCAGTCGTACCTTGGAAAAAACCTGGTCCTTCGTGTTGTCCGGTACTAATAATTGTACTCCTCCTGGTAGGAGGATTTGAACAAATCCAGCTATAAACATATTAAAATTGAGAGCAAAATGCGCATGTTGAGCACCACgctgaaaaaattccaatggCCGGTAAACAAGCGAGAAAGGCTAAGGTAGACTTGGAAAACGAGAGAAACTATAATATGGATAAAAGTAGATTCCAAGAGATTTCTTGAATTCTCCATAGATCTCAGAGAGAGCAAAATATTCCTGTGAATTCTGCGTACTAAGACCACTCACTATTTGTATTGTTCTGCTACATATAACAGGTACAAAAAAGTGCAACGATGCAAATAACAgatcaaaaaataatgcaaCTCTCCTGTCGTCCATCTGAAATAGAAATCTCTTCAAAGCTTAACATATGAAGTTGAAGTCCTTACATGTTCCGTGAAATATGACATaagtttattattttagtgTGAGTAAGAACATTATTCTCATCTAACCTGTCAACCTCATTTTTACCTGACCTTTTCCCTAGAACTCTCCTTTTTGTAAGTCATTCTACGAGTTCCCGATCCCTCATttcttgaatgaaaaaatttctgagaaagaaataaacagagaTGAAGGAAGACACCATAttggtgcttttttttaacagttttttttttgcttttttactgGTCTAAGAATACCAACTACTCTTACATCTGagatcgaaaaaaatcgagaaatgaaaactaggaagtgaaaaaatagattAATATCTTACAAATCCTGTTAGAAAAATGGAAGCAGCACTTAGAGTTTCCAGCACCAGCAGCGGAGCTGCTAACCTCCACTTTGCACTTAGTCCAAGTCCATGATCTGAaaacttctttaaaaatatttcaattggactaaaattaaaaattgggCGCTGGAAATTTACCTATAACTTTTCCTATCCCTACTTTTAATATGATGGCAAAGATCATTGGAATAGCAGCGAAATACCCAGTTTCTCGAACTGTATAGTTCAAAACCTAAATAAACAACGTGTAGGaatgtcttttttcctttgaaatatcctgctacatattttcaaagttaatgacaatttttcacaattcttctcttctttttttctgtgaattttggaaattttccttcttctgctTACCTGTTTAATAAATGTTGGGCTGTATTGCTGATAGATTATCATACCAACGTAGTAACCTATGAACATTATGAAACTCGTCCATATTGTGACATCCGCGAAAAGATCCAAGTATGGAACTGGAGATTTCTTTGTCACAGCTTTTCGTCCTTCAACAATCAACGACATTTCAGAAGTGGAaagaaatctggaaaaaaatagtggaacaACGATAATTTTTCAATCGACACGATGCTGACAGAAATAGACAAAATCGCGTGTGAAGAAGTATAACTAAGGAATCTTCCTTCATCGTCGTCCACGCgtaaatttttctcatttcacagaaagattttttgagaaatgggaagaaatttcacgtttttttctttcaaaaatgtaaaGAATTAGGAATTCGTAAACTTTTACTCACAGTGGAGTAGAGGtgccaggaaaaaaatctaagagtGATTTCCAATTTgctttctatatttctacgaGGTGAGAGGGAAATGAGGCTgagaggaaatgaaaaaagagaactgtAGAAATATTCTATCAACATAATTTTTACTGACAAATGAAAATACAAGTCATTGCGATGGTTGAGTACTGTCCGATCAATGGTGTCTTCCCAAGACCGCTTTTTACCTTTCTTAGAACTCCTAAAGTGCTGAATGGAACGTAGAAAAACATTCTTATAGTAATCATCTTTAGTCAGCTACGCTACATTTTGATTAACTTAGTtttgtattgaaaaaaaatccaaaaattccaGCTAAAAATGCTTGTGGgaaccttctttttttgcgacTGCAATTGaccaaatattttcttttcagtagaaatgtaaaatgaaatgaatcttAGAGGAAACAAGGAGAAAGAACTTTTCATCGAGTCACCGTATTTTTGCTTataaaacgagaaaaagaagttgaactattaaaatcaaatattaaaaCAACTTGCCTATTGGTTTCGACATCCTGAGTGTATATAAAGGCAAAAATTAAAGTTGATAATAACGTCAAAATGCCGAGAACATAGTAGGTTGTCTGAAGTAACGAAAGAATAGTGACCATCAGCTGCCCGCTCATTCTTTCTAATATCTTTCTAAttatctttatctttctaATTTCTGGATACAGTACAGGGTGATTGACTTTACGAGAGTAGCAGTACGTGAAAATCGATTGTTCCCCGTTCAGGAATTAGGTGCGGAATTTCGTattacagaaga
Coding sequences within it:
- a CDS encoding hypothetical protein (NECATOR_CHRIV.G17306.T2), whose product is MGNFRYIILFASTISSTFIYSNRVVFGFTVICQEPENKSSNITLNDYYLADPTAKAWMFSATAVGMCLGPIPLYWAYKFDTRFLSTSEMSLIVEGRKAVTKKSPVPYLDLFADVTIWTSFIMFIGYYVGMIIYQQYSPTFIKQVLNYTVRETGYFAAIPMIFAIILKVGIGKVIDHGLGLSAKWRLAAPLLVLETLSAASIFLTGFRGAQHAHFALNFNMFIAGFVQILLPGGVQLLVPDNTKDQWATLFYGLAAMIMATTTLYLFCTTAKAAPWTIETSTVRKEDVICSTVPSCSKIQV